A section of the Phaseolus vulgaris cultivar G19833 chromosome 8, P. vulgaris v2.0, whole genome shotgun sequence genome encodes:
- the LOC137824805 gene encoding protein MAIN-LIKE 1-like: MVRTRGRGLSNSDRVRPTASVRRRRGGPSTSIPNEDFEDYIEQEEIEIDNEGYPGGPVDKSLLINYEVHDRGELKVFSHGRKINKLGAPHERILVAVEMYGLSGLLHASYENLDRGLLCSFVERWHAEINKFHLPVGEKTITLDDVLNLLHLPIVDQFYTHETLDADSANDLLVESLHVDRGVASQVTRHCRGVHVRLSWLRDV; encoded by the exons ATGGTGAGAACTAGAGGTAGAGGACTTTCTAATTCGGACCGTGTGCGACCAACTGCATCAGTTAGAAGAAGACGGGGTGGTCCTAGTACTTCAATTCCAAATGAAGACTTTGAAGATTATATTGAACAAGAAGAAATTGAAATTGATAATGAAGGCTATCCAGGAGGGCCAGTGGATAAGTCCTTACTCATTAATTATGAAGTTCAT gATCGTGGTGAGCTGAAGGTCTTTTCTCATGGGAGGAAGATAAATAAGTTAGGAGCACCTCACGAGCGCATACTGGTTGCTGTAGAAATGTATGGCTTAAGTGGTCTGCTTCATGCTAGTTATGAGAATTTAGACCGAGGACTGCTGTGTTCTTTTGTAGAGAGGTGGCATGCAGAGATAAACAAATTTCATTTACCGGTTGGGGAGAAGACCATCACTCTTGATGATGTGTTAAATTTGTTGCATTTACCCATTGTCGATCAATTTTACACTCATGAGACTTTAGATGCAGACTCGGCGAATGATTTATTGGTAGAATCCCTCCATGTTGACCGTGGAGTTGCATCTCAAGTAACAAGACATTGTCGGGGAGTTCATGTGcgcctgagttggttaagagatGTGTAA